Proteins from a single region of Corylus avellana chromosome ca11, CavTom2PMs-1.0:
- the LOC132166412 gene encoding lachrymatory-factor synthase-like translates to MANDEQQISKWKGKASEELAGPKAEQVWPLLEDFFGLNKWFPTLTTCLAVEGINGQPGCVRYCAGFKTPVNNGEQIMNWTKQKLLSIDPTELTFSYSIVDGNVGFNSYVSTVKVVPNEQGCSIHWWYEVEPVEGWMPEDLSVFIGSGLQVMAKRMEEALLHLHASTNQKP, encoded by the coding sequence ATGGCTAATGATGAGCAGCAAATAAGTAAATGGAAAGGCAAGGCTAGTGAAGAGCTAGCAGGTCCCAAAGCAGAGCAAGTGTGGCCTCTTTTGGAAGACTTCTTCGGCCTCAACAAATGGTTCCCAACTCTCACAACTTGCCTTGCTGTTGAAGGCATCAATGGACAACCTGGGTGCGTCCGCTACTGTGCTGGCTTCAAAACCCCAGTTAATAATGGCGAACAAATTATGAACTGGACGAAGCAGAAGCTGCTGTCCATTGACCCAACAGAGCTCACTTTTAGCTATTCCATTGTTGATGGAAATGTTGGGTTCAACTCCTACGTATCGACCGTAAAAGTGGTTCCCAATGAACAAGGGTGTAGTATTCATTGGTGGTATGAAGTTGAACCGGTGGAAGGGTGGATGCCGGAGGATTTGAGCGTTTTTATCGGATCGGGTTTGCAGGTCATGGCAAAGAGAATGGAAGAAGCTCTTCTTCATCTCCATGCAAGCACAAATCAGAAACCATAA
- the LOC132166730 gene encoding uncharacterized protein LOC132166730, with product MNLKVLKAKQTLQLAFLLGVCFWLLYQIEHSHSKGKGYGGSIQGKLNDQHGFIVLGRKWDAGWSSGDDMNLVGEGKRKEDGGVGDDELDGNADEQFGKYMVFINNEENNSDDSWGNLKKQAKEDLERQIKEPEKNKEMISDDTLKQDQDVEAGSLNRENEEDKNIVESKEEIAEQPSGVANNVGVVGRSEMLDGVMIQGFHDENGVPQDGNNPLDSTLTDHHSRDDHDGNFLNQETSLNSSNYSRFSETFSRDDADTKE from the coding sequence ATGAATCTCAAAGTTTTAAAGGCAAAGCAAACTTTACAATTGGCATTCCTTCTGGGTGTGTGCTTCTGGTTGCTGTACCAGATTGAGCACTCACACAGCAAGGGGAAGGGCTATGGAGGAAGCATACAAGGCAAGCTCAATGATCAACATGGATTTATTGTTTTGGGGCGTAAATGGGATGCAGGGTGGTCGAGTGGTGATGATATGAATCTTGTGGGAGAAGGTAAAAGAAAAGAGGATGGAGGGGTTGGAGATGATGAATTGGATGGAAATGCTGATGAACAATTTGGAAAGTATATGGTGTTTATAAACAATGAGGAAAATAACTCTGATGATTCATGGggaaacttaaaaaaacaagCTAAGGAGGATTTAGAAAGACAAATTAAGGAACcagaaaagaacaaggaaatgaTTTCTGATGATACTCTTAAACAAGACCAAGATGTTGAAGCAGGCAGCTTAAATAGGGAGAATGAAGAAGACAAAAACATTGTAGAAAGCAAAGAGGAGATTGCAGAGCAGCCTAGTGGAGTGGCCAATAATGTTGGTGTTGTTGGCAGAAGTGAAATGTTGGATGGAGTGATGATCCAAGGCTTTCATGATGAGAATGGGGTTCCACAAGATGGCAACAATCCTTTAGACTCCACTCTGACTGATCATCATTCAAGAGATGATCATGATGGAAACTTTCTAAATCAAGAAACCTCTTTAAATTCAAGTAATTATAGTAGATTCAGTGAAACTTTCTCAAGAGATGATGCAGATACCAAAGAATAA
- the LOC132166157 gene encoding uncharacterized protein LOC132166157, with protein sequence MEMEQSPPAVAKKLWNMIRVVFFMLRKGICKSKIMLDLHLMLKRGKLAGKAIADNLTLHNHLSAMSCRSNDALSFISPREYEFSCSNSPAYHHPFHFNKRKHHHNLLTKSYRCDDVTTANAVQKVLEMLNNDMVEASPLVTLPGFGKSPMVRQLRVTDSPFPLKDDGDSQVDKAAEEFINKFYKDLKSQKRTAAIESPYRYLWNR encoded by the coding sequence ATGGAAATGGAACAAAGTCCGCCGGCGGTGGCCAAGAAGCTGTGGAACATGATACGAGTAGTGTTTTTCATGCTAAGAAAAGGCATATGCAAGAGCAAAATAATGCTCGACCTCCATTTGATGCTCAAGCGCGGCAAGCTCGCCGGGAAAGCCATAGCTGACAACCTCACACTCCACAACCACCTCTCCGCCATGAGCTGCCGCTCCAACGACGCGCTTTCCTTCATTTCCCCGCGAGAATACGAATTCAGCTGCAGCAACAGCCCCGCCTACCACCACCCCTTCCACTTCAACAAGCGGAAGCACCACCACAACTTGCTCACCAAGTCTTACCGTTGCGACGACGTCACCACCGCCAATGCGGTTCAGAAGGTGCTTGAGATGTTGAACAACGACATGGTGGAGGCGTCGCCGCTGGTGACATTACCGGGGTTCGGAAAAAGTCCGATGGTGAGGCAGCTTAGAGTTACAGACTCGCCATTTCCGTTGAAGGACGACGGAGATAGCCAGGTGGATAAAGCGGCCGAAGAGTTTATTAATAAGTTTTACAAGGACCTCAAGTCGCAAAAAAGAACGGCTGCCATCGAATCACCTTACCGTTACCTGTGGAATCGATGA